A region of the Bacillota bacterium genome:
CGGATGGCTCAACAGTCTTGCTTCAGGAGGTCCTGTACTGCCAAGGCAATCAGGTGGCGCATTCACATCAGGAATTCCAGCATGCCTTTCAGCGCTACATCATTCATGTTCCTGGGACGATATGGAAAGTATTAAGAAGGTTTATGAAGAAGTGAACGGCAACTTAGCTGCTATAGTAATTGCAGCAGATTACGCTCAAATAGAAAAAGGAACTACATATTACAAAGAGGTAAGGGACTTTGCCGATAAGAATGGTATTTTACTTATTTTTGACGAAATAGTTACCGGGTTTAGGATAGCTATAGGAGGTGTTCAGGAATACTTCAAGGTAACACCTGATATGGCAGTATTCTCTAAAGGAATTGCCAATGGCATGCCATTATCTGTATACGCAGGCCGAAGAGAAGTAATGCAAAGATGCGACAAGGGAAACGGGGTTATTATTTCATCTACTTTTGCCGGTGAAACACTTTCTCTTGCTGTTGCCAAAGCAGTAATTAATGTTTATAAAACTTGCAATGTAGTTGACCACCTTTGGAAACAGGGAGAGAAAATATGGTCGTCATTAAGCAAGCGGTTTGAAAATTATAACATACCAATTGAAATTAAAGGTTTTTGGCCATGTCCAACATTTACTCCCAAAGCCAATGCCCCTGCTGATGTTATATCTAACTTTATGTCTCTGGCTTATAAACATGGGGTATCTTTATATAATGTGTCTTATGTAAACTTCAGTCATAAAGATAATGACATAGCTGAAGCGCTTCAAAGGCTTGAAAAGGCTTGCATGGAATTGTAGACAGGTTAGTTGCACAATAATCTAAAGTACAAGGGGGATAATCTTTTATCCCCCCATATTATAA
Encoded here:
- a CDS encoding aminotransferase class III-fold pyridoxal phosphate-dependent enzyme — its product is MTVNISDQILERARKVMPWGSSTCSKAPYLRPYEPAAIVKGKGCRVWDIEGREFIDFRNALGPITLGYQFPEVDEAIHKQLESGIIFGHPSVLECEVAEMLTEIIPCAEQVRFLKTGGEAIAACIRIARAYTGKDHIIQVGYNGWLNSLASGGPVLPRQSGGAFTSGIPACLSALHHSCSWDDMESIKKVYEEVNGNLAAIVIAADYAQIEKGTTYYKEVRDFADKNGILLIFDEIVTGFRIAIGGVQEYFKVTPDMAVFSKGIANGMPLSVYAGRREVMQRCDKGNGVIISSTFAGETLSLAVAKAVINVYKTCNVVDHLWKQGEKIWSSLSKRFENYNIPIEIKGFWPCPTFTPKANAPADVISNFMSLAYKHGVSLYNVSYVNFSHKDNDIAEALQRLEKACMEL